The following are encoded together in the Xanthobacter autotrophicus Py2 genome:
- a CDS encoding acetylornithine and succinylornithine aminotransferase (TIGRFAM: acetylornithine and succinylornithine aminotransferase~PFAM: aminotransferase class-III~KEGG: bov:BOV_0314 putative acetylornithine aminotransferase) — protein MITAVLPTYARIDLEFERGEGCWLVTTDGRRFLDFTGGIAVNVLGHAHPYLAEALSEQAKKLWHTSNLFRIPGGERLADRIKAVTFADTMFFTNSGAEALECAIKMARKYQFASGHPEKNRIITFEGAFHGRTLATIAAGGNAKYLEGFGPAMPGFDQVPFGDLDAARAAVTPETAAILVEPVQGEGGVRVPPSGFLKGLRALCDEKGLLLVLDEVQCGVGRTGKLFAHEWVGVTPDIMAVAKGIGGGFPMGACLATEEAAKGMTLGTHGSTYGGNPLAMAVGNAVLDLVLADGFLDHVNAMSTRLVQRLAEVRDRHPSVIAEVRGQGLLLGLRCAVPAADLVTALREEGMLAPGASDNVVRLLPPLIVSEEEVGIAVEKIEAACRRIEDRLVAAPVQGAAE, from the coding sequence GTGATCACCGCCGTTCTGCCGACCTATGCGCGCATCGACCTCGAATTCGAACGGGGGGAGGGCTGCTGGCTCGTCACGACGGACGGGCGACGCTTTCTCGATTTCACCGGCGGCATCGCGGTGAACGTGCTGGGCCACGCCCATCCCTATCTCGCCGAGGCGCTCTCCGAGCAGGCGAAGAAGCTCTGGCACACCTCGAACCTGTTCCGCATCCCCGGCGGCGAGCGGCTCGCGGATCGCATCAAGGCGGTGACCTTCGCGGACACCATGTTCTTCACCAATTCCGGTGCGGAAGCCCTTGAGTGCGCCATCAAGATGGCCCGCAAGTATCAGTTCGCCAGCGGCCATCCGGAGAAGAACCGCATCATTACCTTCGAAGGCGCCTTCCACGGCCGCACGCTGGCGACCATCGCCGCCGGTGGCAACGCCAAGTATCTCGAAGGCTTCGGGCCGGCCATGCCGGGCTTCGACCAGGTGCCGTTCGGCGACCTGGACGCCGCCCGCGCCGCCGTGACGCCTGAGACCGCCGCCATTCTGGTGGAGCCGGTGCAGGGCGAGGGCGGCGTGCGCGTTCCTCCCTCCGGCTTCCTCAAGGGGCTGCGCGCCTTGTGCGACGAGAAGGGCCTCCTGCTTGTGCTGGACGAGGTGCAGTGCGGGGTTGGGCGCACCGGCAAGCTGTTCGCGCACGAATGGGTCGGTGTCACCCCGGATATCATGGCGGTGGCCAAGGGCATCGGCGGCGGCTTTCCCATGGGCGCGTGCCTTGCCACGGAAGAGGCCGCCAAGGGCATGACGCTCGGCACCCATGGCTCCACCTATGGCGGCAATCCGCTGGCCATGGCGGTGGGCAATGCGGTGCTCGACCTCGTGCTCGCCGACGGCTTCCTCGACCATGTGAACGCCATGTCGACGCGCCTCGTGCAGCGCCTCGCCGAGGTCAGGGACCGGCATCCTTCGGTCATCGCCGAGGTGCGCGGCCAGGGCCTGCTGCTGGGCCTGCGCTGCGCCGTGCCGGCCGCCGACCTCGTCACGGCCCTGCGTGAGGAAGGCATGCTCGCGCCCGGCGCCAGCGACAATGTGGTGCGGCTGTTGCCCCCGCTCATCGTGAGCGAGGAGGAGGTGGGCATCGCCGTGGAGAAGATCGAAGCTGCCTGCCGGCGTATCGAGGACCGCCTCGTCGCCGCTCCGGTGCAGGGAGCGGCGGAATGA
- a CDS encoding GcrA cell cycle regulator (PFAM: GcrA cell cycle regulator~KEGG: rpa:RPA4774 hypothetical protein), with amino-acid sequence MSWTDERVELLKKLWSEGLSASQIATELGEVTRNAVIGKVHRLGLSGRAKSPAPAPARPRSKTDRPERPEARPNRPATIGNTALAAEPEDMPEEAPAPAPAPKASDNVVPMAQRCTIMNLTESTCRWPLGEPGTESFHFCGGKSNPGTPYCTVHARMAYQPVQDRRRDRRLAYL; translated from the coding sequence ATGAGCTGGACTGACGAGCGCGTCGAACTCTTGAAAAAGCTCTGGAGCGAAGGCCTCTCCGCGAGCCAGATTGCAACTGAACTGGGTGAAGTCACCCGCAATGCGGTGATTGGCAAGGTGCACCGGTTGGGCCTGTCCGGCCGTGCCAAGTCGCCGGCCCCGGCGCCGGCCCGCCCGCGCAGCAAGACGGACCGGCCCGAGCGGCCGGAGGCCCGTCCCAACCGCCCCGCGACCATCGGCAACACCGCGCTCGCGGCCGAGCCGGAGGACATGCCGGAAGAGGCGCCGGCTCCCGCTCCCGCCCCCAAGGCGTCCGACAACGTGGTGCCCATGGCGCAGCGTTGCACCATCATGAACCTCACCGAGTCCACCTGCCGCTGGCCTTTGGGCGAGCCGGGCACGGAGAGCTTTCATTTCTGTGGCGGCAAGAGCAATCCGGGCACGCCCTATTGCACCGTGCATGCCCGCATGGCCTACCAGCCGGTGCAGGATCGCCGCCGCGACCGGCGCCTCGCCTATCTGTGA
- a CDS encoding putative amidase protein (KEGG: ret:RHE_PE00117 putative amidase protein), with product MTTDLPLSGHRPSETSPREAVPIAVVGAHLSGMPLNPELTEAGGVLVKSCRTAPDYRLFVLPDTTPQKPGVVRAPGFDGPGLEVEVWALEPAAFGRFVSRIPAPLGIGKVRLEDGSEVPGFLCEAHAVERAEEITALGGWRAYMARRRG from the coding sequence ATGACGACCGATCTGCCGCTCAGCGGACATCGCCCGTCCGAAACCAGCCCACGGGAGGCCGTGCCCATCGCCGTGGTGGGTGCGCACCTCTCCGGCATGCCGCTCAATCCGGAGCTCACGGAGGCCGGAGGCGTGCTGGTGAAGAGCTGCCGCACCGCGCCGGACTACCGGCTGTTCGTGCTGCCGGACACCACGCCCCAGAAGCCGGGCGTGGTGCGCGCGCCGGGCTTTGACGGGCCGGGACTGGAAGTGGAGGTGTGGGCGCTGGAGCCCGCCGCCTTCGGCCGCTTCGTCTCCCGCATCCCCGCGCCGCTCGGCATCGGAAAGGTGCGGCTGGAGGACGGCAGCGAAGTGCCCGGCTTCCTGTGCGAGGCCCATGCCGTGGAGCGCGCCGAGGAGATCACCGCGCTGGGCGGCTGGCGCGCCTATATGGCGCGGCGGCGCGGATAG
- a CDS encoding Urea carboxylase (TIGRFAM: urea amidolyase related protein; Urea carboxylase~PFAM: biotin/lipoyl attachment domain-containing protein; Allophanate hydrolase subunit 2; Allophanate hydrolase subunit 1; Carbamoyl-phosphate synthase L chain ATP-binding; Carbamoyl-phosphate synthetase large chain domain protein; biotin carboxylase domain protein; RimK domain protein ATP-grasp~KEGG: rle:pRL90293 putative UreA amidolyase) codes for MFTKVLIANRGEIARRVIRTLRAMNIKSVAVHSDADRFTRGVLEADEAVRLGPAPAAESYLNVDAVIAACKATGAQAVHPGYGFLSENVAFAQRLADEGIRFIGPKPEHLKDFGLKHTARALAKASGVPLLPGTDLLESAEEALKAAEAITYPVMLKSTAGGGGIGMQLCHTPQELADTFERVQRTARASFGDARVYLERFVAEARHVEVQIFGDGKGKVVALGERDCSLQRRNQKVVEETPAPLLSDDVRASLHAAAVQLGQSVAYESAGTVEFIYDPARQEFYFLEVNTRLQVEHPVTEAVFGIDLVEWMIRQAAGEDPIAAAGPLAPKGAAMEVRVYAEIPHANFQPSAGLLTEVKFPASARIDGWIETGTEVTPYYDPMLAKVIVTGADRQAAIAALNAALAETSICGIETNLQYLRAIAASDLLASAKVATTALKDFAFRPESVEVLVPGAQSSLQELPGRLHLWHVGVPPSGPMDEYSFRRANALVGNAETACALELTVNGPTLRFHDDAVIALSGALMPATLDGIPAPHDAAFAVMAGQVLAIGAISGPGQRTYLAVNGAFQAPVVLGSRATFALGAFGGHATGTLKGGDALHLAPKAARPQVPDHVPGAPAPLTREWSIGVIYGPHGAPDFFQDDDIADLFDATYEVHFNSARTGVRLMGPTPRWARTDGGEAGLHPSNIHDNAYAIGAIDFTGDMPIILGPDGPSLGGFVCPAVIARDEQWKMGQLKPGDTVRFFALPRPLDPVAGPMVTGAPEETGSPILARRDDGPVSVVYRRQGDDNLLVEFGDMHLDIALRLRAHLMAQAVGEARLPGIIDLTPGIRSLQIHYDGAALPRAKLLDALAEIESGLPRAEDVVVPSRVVHLPLSWNDPQAELAMRKYQELVRPNAPWCPSNIEFIRRINGLADEQAVKDIIFGASYQVLGLGDVYLGAPVATPIDPRHRLVTTKYNPARTWTPENAVGIGGAYMCIYGMEGPGGYQLFGRTIQMWNTWRRTPAFADTPWLLRFFDEIHFFPVSHQELMEAREAFPHGAYPVRIEDGRFSYADYAASLAANAGEITAGKARQQAAFEAERARWKAEGLDSFVVEDGAGPFSEGEMPDGCFGVAANVPGNVWKVLVAEETVVAAGETIAIIESMKMEISITAHAAGRVREIRAVPGRTVRSGDVVCVLEAL; via the coding sequence ATGTTCACGAAGGTCCTGATCGCCAATCGCGGCGAGATTGCGAGGCGCGTCATCCGCACGCTCCGCGCCATGAACATCAAATCGGTGGCCGTGCATTCGGACGCCGACCGCTTCACCCGCGGCGTGCTGGAGGCGGACGAGGCGGTGCGCCTCGGCCCGGCCCCGGCCGCCGAGAGCTACCTGAACGTGGACGCCGTCATCGCCGCCTGCAAGGCGACGGGCGCGCAGGCGGTGCACCCCGGCTACGGCTTCCTGTCGGAGAACGTGGCGTTCGCCCAGCGCCTCGCCGATGAGGGCATCCGCTTCATCGGTCCCAAGCCCGAGCACCTGAAGGATTTCGGCCTGAAGCACACGGCCCGCGCACTGGCGAAGGCCTCCGGCGTGCCGCTGCTGCCGGGCACGGACCTGCTGGAGAGCGCCGAAGAGGCACTCAAGGCGGCGGAGGCCATCACCTATCCGGTGATGCTGAAGTCCACCGCCGGCGGCGGCGGCATCGGCATGCAGCTGTGCCACACGCCGCAGGAACTGGCCGACACCTTCGAGCGCGTCCAGCGCACCGCCCGCGCCTCCTTCGGCGATGCGCGGGTGTACCTCGAGCGCTTCGTGGCCGAGGCGCGCCATGTGGAAGTGCAGATCTTCGGCGACGGCAAGGGCAAGGTGGTGGCGCTCGGCGAGCGCGACTGCTCGCTCCAGCGCCGGAACCAGAAGGTGGTGGAGGAGACCCCCGCCCCCCTCCTCTCCGACGACGTGCGCGCCAGCCTCCACGCCGCCGCCGTGCAGTTGGGCCAGAGCGTGGCCTACGAGAGCGCCGGCACGGTGGAGTTCATCTACGACCCGGCCCGGCAGGAATTCTACTTCCTGGAGGTGAACACACGCCTGCAAGTGGAGCATCCCGTCACCGAGGCGGTGTTCGGCATCGACCTCGTGGAATGGATGATCCGCCAGGCCGCCGGAGAAGATCCCATCGCCGCCGCCGGCCCGCTGGCGCCGAAGGGCGCGGCCATGGAGGTGCGCGTCTATGCGGAGATCCCGCATGCCAACTTCCAGCCCTCGGCCGGCCTGCTGACCGAGGTGAAATTCCCGGCCAGCGCGCGCATCGACGGCTGGATCGAGACCGGCACCGAGGTGACCCCCTATTACGATCCCATGCTTGCCAAGGTGATCGTGACCGGCGCGGACCGCCAAGCCGCCATCGCGGCGCTCAACGCGGCGCTGGCGGAAACCTCCATCTGCGGCATCGAGACCAACCTACAGTATCTGCGCGCCATCGCGGCGTCCGACCTGCTCGCCTCGGCCAAGGTGGCGACCACGGCGCTCAAGGATTTCGCCTTCCGGCCAGAAAGCGTGGAGGTGCTGGTTCCCGGCGCCCAGTCCAGCCTTCAGGAACTGCCGGGGCGGCTTCACCTGTGGCACGTGGGGGTGCCTCCGTCTGGCCCGATGGACGAGTATTCCTTCCGCCGTGCCAATGCGCTGGTCGGTAACGCCGAGACCGCCTGCGCGCTGGAGCTGACGGTGAACGGCCCCACCCTGCGCTTCCACGACGATGCGGTGATCGCCCTCTCCGGCGCCTTGATGCCTGCCACCCTCGACGGCATCCCCGCCCCCCACGATGCCGCCTTCGCGGTGATGGCGGGGCAGGTGCTGGCCATCGGCGCCATTTCGGGGCCGGGGCAGCGGACCTATCTCGCGGTCAACGGCGCATTCCAGGCCCCCGTAGTGCTGGGCTCGCGCGCTACCTTCGCGCTCGGCGCCTTCGGCGGCCACGCCACCGGCACCCTGAAGGGCGGCGACGCCCTCCACCTCGCGCCCAAGGCCGCGCGCCCACAGGTTCCGGACCATGTGCCCGGCGCACCTGCGCCGCTGACGCGGGAATGGAGCATCGGCGTCATCTATGGCCCCCACGGCGCGCCGGACTTCTTCCAGGACGACGACATCGCCGACCTGTTCGATGCCACCTACGAGGTGCATTTCAACAGCGCCCGCACCGGCGTGCGCCTCATGGGGCCGACGCCGCGCTGGGCCCGCACCGATGGCGGCGAGGCGGGGCTCCACCCCTCCAACATCCACGACAACGCCTATGCCATCGGCGCCATCGACTTCACCGGCGACATGCCCATCATCCTTGGACCGGACGGCCCCTCGCTGGGCGGCTTCGTCTGCCCGGCGGTGATCGCCCGCGACGAGCAATGGAAGATGGGGCAGCTGAAGCCCGGCGACACCGTGCGCTTCTTCGCCCTGCCCCGCCCGCTAGACCCCGTCGCCGGCCCGATGGTCACCGGCGCACCGGAAGAGACCGGCTCACCCATCCTCGCGCGGCGGGACGACGGGCCGGTGAGCGTCGTCTACCGCCGGCAGGGCGACGACAACCTGCTCGTCGAGTTCGGCGACATGCACCTCGACATCGCGCTGCGCCTGCGCGCCCATCTGATGGCGCAGGCAGTGGGGGAAGCGCGCCTGCCGGGGATCATCGACCTCACCCCCGGCATCCGCTCGCTGCAGATCCATTATGATGGCGCGGCACTGCCCCGTGCCAAGCTGCTGGATGCCCTTGCCGAGATCGAGAGCGGGCTGCCCCGCGCCGAGGACGTGGTGGTGCCGAGCCGCGTCGTCCACCTGCCCCTGTCGTGGAACGACCCGCAGGCGGAACTTGCCATGCGCAAGTATCAGGAACTGGTGCGCCCCAACGCGCCGTGGTGCCCGTCCAACATCGAGTTCATCCGCCGCATCAACGGCTTGGCGGACGAGCAGGCGGTGAAGGACATCATCTTCGGGGCGAGCTACCAGGTGCTGGGCCTCGGCGATGTCTATCTCGGCGCGCCGGTGGCCACCCCCATCGATCCGCGCCACCGCCTCGTGACCACCAAGTATAATCCGGCCCGCACCTGGACGCCGGAAAACGCGGTGGGCATCGGCGGCGCTTATATGTGCATCTACGGCATGGAGGGGCCGGGCGGCTACCAGCTGTTCGGCCGCACCATCCAGATGTGGAACACCTGGCGCCGTACGCCCGCCTTCGCCGACACGCCGTGGCTGTTGCGCTTTTTCGACGAGATCCACTTCTTCCCGGTAAGCCACCAGGAGCTGATGGAGGCGCGCGAGGCCTTTCCCCATGGCGCCTATCCGGTGCGCATCGAGGACGGCCGCTTCTCCTACGCCGACTATGCCGCGAGCCTTGCGGCGAACGCTGGCGAGATCACCGCCGGCAAGGCCCGACAGCAGGCGGCCTTCGAGGCCGAGCGTGCCCGCTGGAAGGCGGAAGGGCTCGACAGCTTCGTGGTGGAGGACGGGGCCGGTCCCTTCAGCGAGGGCGAGATGCCGGACGGCTGCTTCGGCGTCGCCGCCAACGTGCCCGGCAATGTCTGGAAGGTGCTGGTGGCGGAGGAGACGGTGGTCGCCGCAGGCGAAACCATCGCCATCATCGAATCCATGAAGATGGAAATCTCCATCACCGCCCATGCCGCCGGGCGGGTGCGGGAGATCCGTGCCGTCCCCGGCCGCACCGTGCGGTCCGGCGATGTGGTCTGCGTGCTCGAAGCCCTGTGA
- a CDS encoding conserved hypothetical protein (KEGG: ret:RHE_PE00119 hypothetical protein), producing MSKFFATPVRDASTAVADYFVPANAPFSCLVKKGESVRIVDLEGQQAVDTLFYRADDFSERYSSQDTLRVQGSAYVSTGTKLISSEGNLMLTVTADTCGRHDTSAGACSCEANTVRFGHQVKYLHACRENFVIEVMKHGMSKRDVVPNINFFMNVPVEPSGELAIVDGISGPGDYVELKAEMDVLLVISNCPQINNPCNGFNPTPIQVLVFAGEEG from the coding sequence ATGAGCAAGTTCTTCGCAACCCCGGTGCGGGATGCCTCCACCGCCGTCGCCGATTACTTCGTGCCGGCCAACGCCCCCTTCTCCTGTCTGGTGAAGAAGGGCGAGAGCGTGCGCATCGTGGACCTGGAAGGCCAGCAGGCGGTGGATACGCTGTTCTACCGCGCCGACGACTTCTCCGAGCGCTATTCCTCTCAGGATACGCTGCGGGTGCAGGGCTCGGCCTATGTGTCCACGGGCACGAAGCTGATTTCGTCCGAAGGCAACCTCATGCTGACCGTGACCGCCGACACCTGCGGCCGGCACGACACCTCGGCAGGCGCCTGCTCGTGCGAGGCCAATACGGTGCGCTTCGGCCATCAGGTGAAGTATCTGCACGCCTGCCGCGAGAATTTCGTCATCGAGGTGATGAAGCACGGCATGTCGAAGCGGGACGTGGTGCCCAACATCAACTTCTTCATGAACGTGCCGGTGGAGCCCTCGGGCGAGCTGGCCATCGTGGACGGCATCTCCGGCCCCGGCGACTATGTGGAGCTGAAGGCCGAGATGGACGTGCTGCTCGTCATCTCCAACTGCCCGCAGATCAACAATCCCTGCAACGGCTTCAACCCGACGCCGATTCAGGTCCTCGTCTTCGCCGGCGAGGAGGGCTGA
- a CDS encoding ornithine carbamoyltransferase (TIGRFAM: ornithine carbamoyltransferase~PFAM: aspartate/ornithine carbamoyltransferase Asp/Orn-binding region; aspartate/ornithine carbamoyltransferase carbamoyl-P binding domain~KEGG: rpd:RPD_0896 ornithine carbamoyltransferase) yields MKGNGVRHFLDLSEIPAEELRRVLDFSKDLKARRKAGEVDRPLAGKTLAMVFDKPSTRTRVSFDLAMRQLGGETIMLTGQEMQLGRGETIADTARVLSRFVDAIMIRILDHDDLTELAKHATVPVINGLTRISHPCQVMADVLTFEEHRGNITGRSVAWTGDANNVLASWVHAAQRFDFSLKVATPKELSPRQALKDFVKRTKAKVKFMRDPEEAVEGVDCVVTDTWVSMGDKEAERRHNLLKPYQVNRSLMARADKEAIFMHCLPAHRGEEVSDEVMDGPQSVVFDEAENRLHAQKGILAWCFNAAGD; encoded by the coding sequence ATGAAGGGGAACGGCGTGCGCCATTTTCTAGACCTGTCCGAGATCCCGGCCGAGGAGTTGCGCCGGGTTCTCGATTTTTCCAAGGACCTCAAGGCCCGGCGCAAGGCCGGCGAGGTGGACCGGCCGCTCGCGGGCAAGACACTCGCCATGGTGTTCGACAAGCCGTCGACCCGCACCCGCGTGTCGTTCGACCTCGCCATGCGCCAGCTCGGTGGCGAGACCATCATGCTCACCGGCCAGGAGATGCAGCTCGGGCGCGGCGAGACCATCGCCGACACCGCCCGGGTGCTGTCGCGCTTCGTGGATGCCATCATGATCCGCATCCTGGACCATGACGACCTCACCGAGCTGGCGAAGCACGCCACGGTGCCGGTGATCAACGGGCTCACCCGCATCTCCCATCCCTGCCAGGTGATGGCGGATGTGCTGACCTTCGAGGAGCACAGGGGCAACATCACGGGCCGCTCCGTGGCCTGGACCGGCGACGCCAACAATGTGCTGGCGTCCTGGGTACATGCCGCCCAGCGCTTCGATTTCTCGCTCAAGGTCGCCACCCCGAAGGAGCTTTCGCCGCGCCAGGCGCTGAAGGACTTCGTCAAGCGCACCAAGGCGAAGGTGAAGTTCATGCGCGATCCTGAGGAAGCGGTGGAGGGCGTGGACTGCGTCGTCACCGACACCTGGGTCTCCATGGGCGACAAGGAGGCGGAGCGCCGCCACAACCTTTTGAAGCCCTACCAGGTGAACCGTTCGCTCATGGCGCGGGCCGACAAGGAAGCCATCTTCATGCATTGCCTGCCCGCCCATCGCGGCGAGGAGGTGAGCGACGAGGTGATGGACGGCCCGCAGTCGGTGGTGTTCGACGAGGCGGAGAACCGGCTGCATGCCCAGAAGGGCATTCTGGCCTGGTGCTTTAACGCGGCGGGCGACTGA
- a CDS encoding Hsp33 protein (PFAM: Hsp33 protein~KEGG: rpd:RPD_0897 HSP33 protein) yields MSGERSRGEQSRGERHGSTRRAEAAQDDIVTAFQVDALDLRGRTVRLGTTLDAVLAHHDYPAAVKRVVGEAVTLAVLLGSSLKFEGRFILQTQTDGPVDMVVADFVTPDKIRAYARFDKEALAEAERRNETSPAALIGRGHLAMTIDQGISANRYQGVVALDGSGLEEAAHEYFKQSEQIPTRVRLAVGEEMKAGGAASSWRAGGLLAQFLPQDASRSRMSDLAPGDAPEGTTPHAVDEDDAWVEARSLVATLEDVELIDRDLSSERLLYRLFHERGVRVFDPSPMAAHCSCSRERVSGVLASFSSEERRDMIQDDGHIAVTCEFCGRVYKYSAEEVVGGQSDA; encoded by the coding sequence ATGAGCGGCGAGCGGTCCCGCGGCGAGCAATCCCGCGGCGAGAGACACGGCAGCACCCGCCGGGCCGAAGCGGCGCAGGACGATATCGTCACCGCATTCCAGGTGGATGCGCTGGACCTGCGCGGGCGCACGGTGCGCCTCGGCACTACGCTGGACGCCGTGCTGGCGCACCATGATTATCCCGCGGCGGTAAAGCGCGTGGTGGGGGAGGCGGTGACGCTGGCCGTGCTGCTGGGCTCGTCCCTCAAGTTCGAGGGCCGCTTCATCCTGCAGACCCAGACCGACGGGCCGGTGGACATGGTGGTGGCGGACTTCGTCACCCCCGACAAGATCCGGGCGTATGCGCGCTTCGACAAGGAGGCGCTGGCCGAAGCCGAGCGGCGCAACGAGACCTCGCCCGCCGCCCTCATCGGGCGTGGCCACCTTGCCATGACCATCGACCAGGGCATTTCGGCGAACCGCTACCAGGGCGTGGTGGCGCTCGACGGCTCGGGGCTGGAGGAAGCGGCGCACGAATATTTCAAGCAGTCCGAGCAGATCCCCACCCGCGTGCGCCTTGCCGTGGGCGAGGAGATGAAGGCCGGGGGCGCGGCTTCGTCCTGGCGGGCGGGCGGGCTACTCGCCCAGTTCCTGCCGCAGGATGCCTCGCGCTCGCGCATGTCCGACCTTGCTCCGGGGGACGCGCCGGAGGGCACCACCCCCCACGCCGTGGACGAGGATGACGCCTGGGTGGAGGCGCGCTCCCTCGTGGCCACCCTGGAGGACGTGGAGCTGATCGACCGCGACCTCTCCAGCGAGCGGCTGCTCTATCGGCTGTTCCATGAGCGCGGGGTGCGGGTTTTCGATCCCTCGCCCATGGCGGCCCACTGCTCCTGCTCGCGCGAGCGGGTGTCGGGCGTGCTCGCCTCCTTCTCCAGCGAGGAGCGGCGCGACATGATCCAGGACGACGGCCATATCGCCGTCACCTGCGAATTCTGCGGCCGTGTCTACAAATACAGCGCCGAGGAAGTGGTCGGCGGGCAATCGGACGCCTGA
- a CDS encoding histidyl-tRNA synthetase (TIGRFAM: histidyl-tRNA synthetase~PFAM: tRNA synthetase class II (G H P and S); Anticodon-binding domain protein~KEGG: mes:Meso_0422 histidyl-tRNA synthetase): MAKEFKPKARLPRGLVDRTGAELSATRAMLEKIRAVYELYGFEALETPAFEYTDALGKFLPDLDRPNEGVFSLKDDDEQWLSLRYDLTAPLARYVAEHFEQLPKPYRSYRAGYVFRNEKPGPGRFRQFMQFDADTVGAPSVAADAEICMMAADTLEAVGVPRGAYVVRVNNRKVLDGVMEAIGLGGDENFGRRLTVLRAIDKFDKFGVEGVELLLGPGRRDESGDFTKGAGLDQRQSAVVLAMLTGKGLRATDVGVEVELDGDVELAAALASNSAFLEGMAELRDIAALVAAAGYQDRVKIDPSVVRGLEYYTGPVYEAELTFEIKDEEGRPVRFGSVAGGGRYDGLVARFRGEKVPATGFSIGVSRLLAALAFLGKMEAAPEVGPVVVLVMDKEPHRLADYMKMVADLRANGIRAEMYLGGGGMKPQMKYADRRGAPAVIIQGSNEKSAGEVQIKDLVEGAKIAASIADNAEYRAARPAQFAVKEEDLVTAIRDVLERRAAPTLGLAD; this comes from the coding sequence ATGGCCAAAGAATTCAAGCCGAAGGCGCGGCTCCCCCGCGGCCTCGTCGACCGCACCGGCGCGGAGCTGTCCGCCACCCGCGCCATGCTGGAGAAGATCCGCGCCGTCTATGAGCTGTACGGCTTCGAGGCGCTGGAGACCCCGGCCTTCGAATACACCGACGCCCTCGGCAAGTTCCTGCCGGACCTCGACCGCCCCAACGAGGGCGTGTTTTCGCTGAAGGACGACGACGAGCAGTGGCTGTCCCTGCGCTATGACCTGACGGCGCCGCTGGCCCGCTACGTGGCCGAGCATTTCGAGCAGCTGCCCAAGCCCTACCGCTCCTACCGGGCCGGCTACGTGTTCCGCAACGAGAAGCCCGGCCCCGGCCGCTTCCGCCAGTTCATGCAGTTCGACGCCGACACCGTGGGCGCCCCCTCGGTCGCCGCCGATGCCGAGATCTGCATGATGGCCGCCGACACCCTGGAGGCGGTGGGCGTGCCCCGCGGTGCCTATGTGGTGCGCGTGAACAACCGGAAAGTGCTCGACGGGGTGATGGAGGCCATCGGCCTCGGCGGGGATGAAAATTTCGGCCGCCGCCTCACCGTGCTGCGCGCCATCGACAAGTTCGACAAGTTCGGCGTTGAAGGTGTCGAACTTCTGCTCGGCCCCGGCCGCCGCGACGAGAGCGGCGACTTCACCAAGGGGGCGGGGCTGGACCAGCGCCAGAGCGCGGTCGTGCTGGCCATGCTCACCGGCAAGGGCCTGCGCGCCACCGATGTGGGAGTTGAAGTCGAACTCGACGGTGATGTGGAACTCGCGGCGGCTTTGGCGTCCAATTCCGCGTTCCTTGAGGGCATGGCGGAGCTGCGCGACATCGCCGCGCTGGTGGCTGCGGCGGGCTATCAGGACCGGGTGAAGATCGATCCCAGCGTGGTGCGCGGCCTGGAATACTATACCGGCCCCGTCTACGAAGCCGAATTGACGTTTGAAATCAAGGATGAAGAGGGGCGCCCCGTGCGCTTCGGCTCGGTGGCCGGCGGCGGGCGCTATGACGGGCTGGTGGCCCGTTTCCGCGGCGAGAAGGTGCCGGCCACGGGCTTCTCCATCGGTGTCTCCCGCCTGCTGGCGGCCCTGGCCTTTTTGGGAAAAATGGAGGCGGCGCCAGAGGTTGGCCCGGTCGTGGTGCTGGTGATGGACAAGGAGCCGCACCGCCTCGCCGACTATATGAAGATGGTCGCCGACCTGCGCGCCAACGGCATCCGGGCCGAGATGTATCTGGGCGGCGGCGGCATGAAACCGCAGATGAAATATGCCGACCGGCGCGGCGCGCCTGCGGTTATCATTCAGGGATCAAACGAGAAATCGGCGGGCGAGGTGCAGATCAAGGACCTCGTGGAGGGCGCGAAGATCGCCGCCTCCATTGCCGACAATGCGGAATATCGCGCCGCCCGCCCGGCCCAGTTCGCGGTGAAGGAGGAAGACCTCGTCACCGCCATCCGCGACGTACTGGAACGCCGCGCCGCGCCCACGCTCGGGCTCGCGGACTGA